A section of the Cryobacterium soli genome encodes:
- a CDS encoding DUF349 domain-containing protein has product MTTTDQQPWGRVDETGTVYVREADGERAVGQYPDATPEEALAYFERKYVELNGQVTLLEQRAKGGAPAADIAKSVANLSKSVATANAVGNLAALAERLGALGGTVSELTEQQGVEAKAAGAAALAERAAIVEEAERLAAEDPAKTQWKQTSAALDALFAKWQAHQHDAPRIPKGEANELWKRFRAARTTIEQNRKAFFAELDSAHKDVRNRKQQLIEKAEALAPQGADGIPAYRNLLEDWKAAGRSGKKQDDAMWAKFKAAGDVLYSVKSEIDVADNEEFSANLVVKLELLTEAETLLTETDRVKARELLSSIQRRWDAAGKVPRDQVKPVEERMRKVEAAVRKLDDDHWKRNNPETKARAEGLAGQLHDAIAKLEAELAAAQETTDARKIKDATEALETRKAWLKAIGQ; this is encoded by the coding sequence TTGACTACGACAGATCAGCAACCATGGGGTCGCGTAGACGAAACCGGCACGGTTTACGTGCGCGAAGCCGACGGCGAGCGTGCCGTCGGGCAGTACCCCGACGCGACGCCGGAAGAGGCGCTCGCCTACTTCGAACGCAAGTATGTGGAGCTGAACGGACAGGTCACCCTGCTCGAACAGCGCGCAAAGGGCGGCGCCCCTGCCGCCGACATCGCCAAGTCGGTGGCGAACCTCTCGAAGTCGGTCGCGACGGCCAACGCCGTCGGCAACCTCGCGGCCCTCGCTGAGCGCCTCGGCGCCCTCGGCGGAACCGTCAGCGAGCTCACCGAGCAGCAGGGCGTCGAGGCGAAGGCTGCCGGCGCCGCCGCCCTGGCTGAACGTGCCGCCATCGTCGAAGAGGCCGAACGCCTTGCCGCCGAGGACCCCGCCAAGACCCAGTGGAAGCAGACCAGCGCCGCCCTCGACGCTCTCTTCGCCAAGTGGCAGGCACACCAGCACGATGCTCCGCGGATCCCCAAGGGTGAGGCCAACGAGCTGTGGAAGCGATTCCGCGCCGCGCGCACGACCATCGAGCAGAACCGCAAGGCCTTCTTCGCCGAGCTGGACAGTGCCCACAAGGACGTCCGCAACCGTAAGCAGCAACTCATCGAGAAGGCGGAGGCCCTTGCTCCGCAGGGAGCAGACGGCATTCCGGCCTACCGCAACCTGCTCGAGGACTGGAAGGCCGCCGGTCGCTCCGGCAAGAAGCAGGACGACGCCATGTGGGCGAAGTTCAAAGCAGCCGGAGACGTGCTCTACTCCGTGAAGAGCGAGATCGACGTCGCCGACAACGAGGAGTTCTCCGCGAACCTGGTCGTCAAGCTCGAACTTCTCACCGAGGCGGAGACCCTCCTCACGGAGACCGACCGCGTCAAGGCCCGTGAGCTGCTCAGCTCGATCCAGCGTCGCTGGGACGCAGCTGGCAAGGTCCCCCGCGACCAGGTCAAGCCGGTCGAGGAACGCATGCGCAAGGTCGAAGCCGCAGTGCGCAAGCTCGACGACGACCACTGGAAGCGCAACAACCCCGAAACCAAGGCCCGAGCCGAGGGCCTCGCCGGTCAGCTGCACGACGCGATCGCCAAGCTCGAGGCCGAACTGGCCGCCGCGCAGGAGACCACGGACGCCCGCAAGATCAAGGACGCCACCGAGGCGCTCGAGACCCGCAAGGCATGGCTGAAGGCCATCGGCCAGTAG
- the ruvB gene encoding Holliday junction branch migration DNA helicase RuvB, whose protein sequence is MTTDPGVELANPALAGDAELAFEGALRPKSLTEFVGQQKVRGQLQLLLTAASMQQRTPDHILLAGPPGLGKTTLAMIIAYEGNRPLRMSSGPAIQHAGDLAAVLSSLVPGEVLFIDEIHRMARSAEEMLYLAMEDFRIDIMVGKGAGATSVPLDLAPFTLVGATTRSGMLPNPLRDRFGFTAHLEFYADDELEQVLTRAARLLGLVIDREAIAEIAGRCRGTPRIANRLLRRVRDYALVHGGDADLAAVHAALELYDVDEIGLDRLDREVMNIVLTRFGGGPVGLNTLAVSVGEEPDTIESVVEPFLVRIGFLTRTPRGRVATPAAWRHFGLSDPQAAFTLDVL, encoded by the coding sequence ATGACGACGGATCCCGGAGTCGAACTGGCCAACCCGGCCCTGGCCGGCGATGCCGAACTCGCCTTCGAAGGCGCCCTGCGTCCCAAGAGTCTCACCGAATTCGTGGGCCAGCAGAAGGTACGCGGCCAGTTGCAGCTTCTGCTCACCGCCGCGTCCATGCAGCAGCGCACCCCCGACCACATTCTCCTGGCGGGTCCTCCCGGCCTCGGCAAGACCACCCTGGCCATGATCATCGCCTACGAGGGCAACCGCCCCCTGCGCATGTCGAGCGGCCCGGCCATCCAGCACGCCGGTGACCTCGCCGCCGTGCTCTCGTCGCTTGTGCCCGGCGAGGTGCTCTTCATCGACGAGATCCACCGCATGGCACGGTCCGCCGAGGAGATGCTCTACCTGGCGATGGAGGACTTCCGCATCGACATCATGGTGGGCAAGGGCGCGGGGGCCACCTCGGTGCCGCTCGACCTGGCCCCGTTCACTCTCGTGGGTGCCACCACCCGCTCGGGGATGCTGCCCAACCCGTTGCGGGACCGGTTCGGTTTCACCGCGCACCTGGAGTTCTACGCCGACGACGAACTCGAACAGGTGCTCACCCGGGCTGCGAGACTGCTCGGCCTCGTCATCGACCGGGAAGCCATCGCCGAGATCGCCGGCCGCTGCCGCGGAACTCCCCGGATCGCCAACCGGCTGCTGCGGCGGGTGCGCGACTACGCCTTGGTGCACGGCGGCGACGCCGACCTGGCCGCCGTCCACGCCGCGTTGGAGCTGTACGACGTCGACGAGATCGGCCTCGACAGGCTCGACCGGGAGGTCATGAACATCGTGCTGACCCGTTTTGGGGGTGGCCCGGTCGGCCTCAACACCCTGGCTGTCTCGGTGGGGGAGGAACCGGACACCATCGAATCGGTCGTCGAGCCCTTCCTGGTACGGATAGGCTTCCTCACGCGTACCCCGCGAGGGCGGGTTGCCACTCCCGCAGCGTGGCGGCACTTCGGACTGAGTGATCCTCAGGCTGCGTTCACCTTGGATGTTCTATAA
- the secF gene encoding protein translocase subunit SecF — protein sequence MASFSQFGNDLHTGKRSYNIVGRRKLWYSIAAVMILVAILGPVLRGGFTFGIEFTGGSEFVLSDTSTLDQGPAAAAVADVVPAAVPKISAVGSDGIRVQTDQLTDTESREVRAALASAYSIEPAQVTSSFIGPSWGQDITGSAIRALLTFLVLAGAVMALYFRTWKMAVAAMVALLHDLVITAGFYGITGFEITPAAVIGFLTILGYSLYDTVVVFDKIRENTSEDGPESRRTFAESVNLAVNQTLVRSINTSIVAVLPVASILVIGAFVLGAGTLRDISLALLIGMLVGTYSTIFIASPLYAQLRENEPEIRKRDKKALALKAKAAGTSTTTVSDGVASNTHVDASA from the coding sequence ATGGCCAGCTTCAGCCAGTTCGGCAACGACCTGCACACGGGCAAGCGCTCGTACAACATCGTCGGCCGTCGGAAGCTGTGGTATTCGATCGCCGCCGTGATGATCCTCGTCGCGATCCTGGGTCCGGTGCTGCGTGGTGGATTCACCTTCGGCATCGAGTTCACCGGTGGATCCGAGTTCGTCCTCTCCGACACCAGCACGCTGGACCAGGGCCCCGCGGCCGCGGCCGTGGCCGACGTCGTACCGGCTGCCGTACCCAAGATCTCGGCCGTCGGCAGCGATGGCATCCGGGTGCAGACCGACCAGCTCACCGACACCGAGAGCCGCGAGGTTCGCGCTGCCCTCGCCTCGGCGTACAGCATCGAACCTGCCCAGGTGACGTCGTCGTTCATCGGCCCGTCCTGGGGCCAGGACATCACCGGCTCCGCCATCCGCGCCCTGTTGACCTTCCTCGTTCTTGCCGGCGCCGTCATGGCCCTGTACTTCCGCACCTGGAAGATGGCGGTCGCGGCCATGGTGGCGCTGCTGCACGACCTCGTGATCACCGCAGGGTTCTACGGCATCACGGGCTTCGAGATCACCCCAGCGGCCGTGATCGGCTTCCTCACCATCCTGGGTTACTCGCTCTACGACACCGTGGTGGTGTTCGACAAGATCCGCGAGAACACCAGCGAGGACGGACCGGAGTCCCGGCGCACCTTTGCCGAGTCGGTCAACCTTGCGGTCAACCAGACCCTTGTCCGGTCGATCAACACCTCGATCGTGGCCGTGCTCCCGGTGGCTTCCATCCTCGTGATCGGCGCCTTCGTACTCGGCGCAGGTACCCTGCGGGACATCTCGCTCGCTCTGCTGATCGGCATGCTCGTGGGTACCTACTCCACGATCTTCATCGCGTCGCCGCTCTACGCCCAACTGCGTGAGAACGAGCCCGAGATCCGCAAGCGCGACAAGAAGGCGCTGGCTCTCAAGGCCAAGGCCGCCGGAACGTCGACGACCACGGTGTCGGACGGGGTCGCCTCGAACACGCACGTGGACGCCTCCGCGTGA
- the ruvC gene encoding crossover junction endodeoxyribonuclease RuvC, translated as MTVRVLGIDPGLTRCGVGIVDVAANRSATLVDVQVLRSSPDLSLERRLLLIGEGLEELLDRHQPQFVAIERVFAQQNVSTVMGTAQISGVALMLAARRGLTVTLHTPSEVKAAITGYGSADKKQVGTMVARVLGLAEIPKPADAADALALAICHAWRTGVGGGVLPTSGTVAAGNRSTPARNPGALTPAQKAWRDAERGNAPGAAAATSAAHRRLNT; from the coding sequence ATGACGGTCAGGGTGCTGGGCATCGACCCCGGCCTGACCCGCTGCGGCGTCGGCATCGTCGACGTCGCAGCGAACCGCTCGGCCACACTGGTGGACGTGCAGGTGCTGCGCAGTTCCCCCGACCTGAGCCTCGAGCGCCGACTTTTGCTCATCGGCGAAGGACTCGAGGAACTGCTCGACCGGCACCAACCCCAATTCGTGGCCATCGAGCGCGTCTTCGCCCAGCAGAACGTAAGCACGGTGATGGGCACGGCGCAGATCAGCGGCGTGGCCCTCATGCTCGCCGCCCGGCGTGGCCTCACCGTGACCCTGCACACCCCCAGCGAGGTCAAGGCCGCCATCACCGGGTACGGCTCCGCCGACAAGAAGCAGGTGGGCACCATGGTGGCCCGGGTGCTCGGACTGGCGGAGATCCCGAAGCCGGCGGATGCCGCCGACGCGCTGGCGCTGGCCATCTGCCACGCCTGGCGGACCGGCGTCGGCGGCGGAGTGCTGCCCACCAGCGGCACAGTGGCGGCCGGCAACAGGTCCACCCCGGCCCGCAACCCCGGAGCCCTCACCCCGGCGCAGAAGGCCTGGCGGGATGCGGAGCGCGGCAACGCGCCGGGCGCGGCGGCGGCAACGTCGGCGGCGCACCGTAGGCTGAATACGTGA
- the ruvA gene encoding Holliday junction branch migration protein RuvA, with the protein MISSVRGPVLSALGSTVVIEVGGVGLAVQVTPPTALAARVGTETRLSTTLIVREDSLTLYGFPSADELAVFELLVGVTGVGPKSALGVLAVLSPNQIAQAVSAEDDSVFRKVSGIGPKTAKLIVLSLAGKLVVTAASATPGRPSATAAVGTSVQTALIGLGWSEKVAAQAVEEILAGSSAEFDAEEAGVAAVLRLALARLGPAQHAGAADGSHR; encoded by the coding sequence GTGATCTCTTCAGTGCGTGGCCCTGTCCTGTCCGCCCTGGGTTCCACGGTGGTCATCGAGGTCGGGGGAGTGGGACTGGCCGTGCAGGTCACCCCTCCGACGGCCCTGGCCGCCCGGGTCGGCACCGAGACCCGGCTGTCGACCACACTGATCGTGAGGGAGGATTCCCTCACGCTGTACGGGTTCCCCTCCGCCGACGAGCTGGCTGTCTTCGAACTTCTGGTCGGCGTCACCGGGGTCGGACCCAAGTCGGCCCTCGGCGTGCTGGCCGTCCTCAGCCCCAACCAGATCGCGCAGGCCGTGTCCGCCGAAGACGACTCGGTCTTCCGCAAGGTGAGCGGTATCGGCCCCAAGACCGCCAAGCTCATCGTGCTGTCCCTAGCCGGCAAGCTCGTCGTCACCGCCGCATCCGCCACGCCAGGCCGCCCGAGTGCCACGGCCGCTGTAGGCACCAGCGTGCAGACCGCCCTGATCGGTCTCGGCTGGTCCGAGAAGGTCGCCGCTCAGGCCGTCGAGGAGATCCTGGCCGGCAGCAGCGCCGAGTTCGACGCCGAAGAAGCCGGCGTCGCTGCCGTCCTGCGTCTGGCCCTGGCCCGCCTCGGTCCGGCCCAACACGCCGGCGCCGCAGACGGGAGCCACCGCTGA
- the yajC gene encoding preprotein translocase subunit YajC, with protein MLAVLALLVFFMFRNGRKRQKDTLALQSKMVAGADVMTNFGLYGTIVSIDEEENKVALEIAPGTIVQIHRQTIARVVEPTVVGDDVVLDDTVDETAGTPAIVGEPEYGQRTETEPTDDSASDSTTVTDTNTEPKKGDA; from the coding sequence ATGCTCGCCGTTTTGGCGCTGCTCGTGTTCTTCATGTTTCGCAACGGCCGCAAGCGCCAGAAGGACACCCTGGCCCTGCAGTCGAAGATGGTGGCCGGCGCGGACGTCATGACCAACTTCGGTCTCTACGGCACCATCGTGTCCATCGACGAAGAAGAGAACAAGGTCGCTCTCGAGATCGCACCGGGAACCATCGTGCAGATCCACCGTCAGACCATCGCTCGCGTCGTCGAGCCCACCGTCGTGGGTGACGACGTCGTCCTCGACGACACCGTCGATGAGACCGCCGGCACGCCGGCCATCGTGGGCGAGCCGGAATACGGCCAGCGCACCGAGACGGAGCCGACCGATGACTCGGCGTCTGACAGCACGACCGTGACCGACACAAACACCGAACCCAAAAAGGGCGACGCGTAA
- a CDS encoding RelA/SpoT family protein, which translates to MTETTTPSPASLRRLVPRIFSRAQPAGAVDTLLRTVRTHHPKVDLSIIERAYTAAERAHEGQKRRSGEPYITHPVAVAQILADLGIGPKTVAAALLHDTVEDTDYTLDQLRADFGDEITMLVDGVTKLDKVKYGDSTQAETVRKMIVAMSKDIRVLIIKLADRLHNARTWGFVPAESAIRKATETLEIYAPLAHRLGIQTIKWELEDLSFGVLYPKLYAEIESLVKQRTPQREEFVQYVIDAINDDLKAARIRGKVAGRPKQYYSIYQKMVVRGREFDEIYDLVGIRVLVNSVRDCYAVLGAIHARWTPLPGRFKDYIATPKFNLYQSLHTTVLGPSGRPVEIQIRTQEMHERAEYGVASHWKYKEQVNGKSSGPGPQSDTDMAWLAHISDWQAETADPNEFLDSLRYEIGAKEVYVFTPKGRVIGLPADATPVDFAYAVHTEVGHRTMGAKVNGRLVPLESSLTTGDVVEVFTSKNPDSGPSQDWLNFVKSPRARNKIRQWFTKERRDEAIEQGRDAIARAMRKQNLPLQKLMNQDSFAEVAAVMRYEDVSALYAAVGEGHVSTQSVLEKVVATLQSVEESDATDLPFTPNGRTQTLRNNDSGILVRGAPDILVKLARCCTPVPGDKIVGFITRGSGVSVHQSDCHNVQSLLKEPERMIDVDWAPTSKSLFLVQIQIEALDRSGLLSDVTRVLSEHHVNILSATVNTSSDRLAISRFVFEMGDTTHLDRVLNAVRRIDAVYDVYRVSDG; encoded by the coding sequence ATGACCGAGACAACAACGCCATCGCCTGCGTCCCTGCGCCGCCTGGTCCCGCGGATCTTCTCCCGCGCCCAGCCGGCAGGTGCCGTGGACACGCTGCTTCGGACGGTGCGCACGCACCACCCGAAGGTGGACCTGTCCATCATTGAACGGGCCTACACCGCCGCCGAGCGCGCGCACGAGGGCCAGAAGCGCCGCAGCGGCGAGCCGTACATCACGCATCCCGTCGCCGTGGCCCAGATCCTGGCGGATCTCGGTATCGGCCCCAAGACCGTGGCCGCTGCCCTGCTGCACGACACTGTCGAGGACACGGACTACACCCTCGATCAGTTGCGCGCCGATTTCGGCGACGAGATCACCATGCTCGTCGACGGGGTCACCAAGCTCGACAAGGTCAAGTACGGCGACAGCACCCAGGCCGAGACCGTGCGCAAGATGATCGTCGCGATGTCCAAGGACATCCGGGTTCTGATCATCAAGCTCGCCGACCGTCTGCACAACGCCCGCACCTGGGGTTTCGTCCCCGCCGAGTCGGCGATCCGCAAGGCCACCGAGACCCTCGAGATCTACGCCCCGCTGGCGCACCGGCTCGGTATCCAGACCATCAAGTGGGAACTGGAAGACCTCTCCTTCGGCGTGCTCTACCCCAAGCTGTATGCCGAGATCGAAAGCCTCGTCAAGCAGCGCACCCCGCAGCGCGAAGAGTTCGTGCAGTACGTCATCGACGCGATCAACGACGATCTGAAGGCCGCACGCATCCGCGGTAAGGTGGCCGGCCGGCCCAAGCAGTACTACTCGATCTACCAGAAGATGGTCGTGCGCGGCCGCGAATTCGACGAGATCTACGACCTCGTCGGCATTCGCGTTCTGGTCAACTCGGTGCGCGACTGTTACGCCGTGCTCGGCGCCATCCACGCTCGGTGGACCCCGCTGCCCGGTCGGTTCAAGGACTACATCGCCACACCCAAGTTCAACCTGTACCAGTCGTTGCACACGACAGTTCTCGGCCCGAGCGGTCGTCCGGTCGAGATCCAGATCCGCACGCAGGAGATGCACGAGCGCGCCGAGTACGGTGTGGCCTCGCACTGGAAGTACAAGGAGCAGGTCAACGGCAAGAGCTCTGGACCTGGTCCGCAGAGCGACACCGACATGGCCTGGCTCGCGCACATTTCCGACTGGCAGGCCGAGACGGCCGACCCGAACGAGTTCCTCGACTCCCTACGCTATGAGATCGGCGCCAAGGAGGTCTACGTCTTCACCCCCAAGGGTCGCGTGATCGGGCTCCCCGCCGACGCCACCCCGGTGGACTTCGCCTATGCTGTGCACACCGAGGTGGGCCACCGCACCATGGGCGCGAAGGTCAACGGTCGTCTGGTGCCCCTGGAGAGCTCGCTCACCACGGGCGATGTCGTCGAGGTGTTCACCTCGAAGAACCCCGACTCCGGCCCCAGCCAGGACTGGCTCAACTTCGTCAAGAGCCCCCGGGCGCGCAACAAGATCCGGCAGTGGTTCACCAAGGAACGCCGCGACGAAGCGATCGAGCAGGGCCGTGACGCGATCGCCAGAGCGATGCGCAAGCAGAACCTGCCGCTGCAGAAGCTCATGAACCAGGACTCCTTCGCCGAGGTCGCCGCGGTCATGCGCTACGAAGACGTGTCGGCGCTCTACGCCGCCGTCGGCGAGGGTCACGTCTCCACCCAGTCCGTCCTGGAGAAGGTCGTCGCCACGCTCCAGAGCGTGGAGGAGAGCGACGCGACCGACCTGCCGTTCACCCCGAACGGCCGCACCCAGACCCTCCGCAACAACGACTCCGGCATCCTGGTGCGCGGTGCGCCCGATATCCTCGTCAAGCTCGCCCGGTGCTGCACCCCGGTGCCGGGCGACAAGATCGTGGGATTCATCACGCGCGGCTCCGGAGTCTCGGTGCACCAGTCCGACTGCCACAATGTGCAGTCACTGCTCAAGGAACCCGAGCGGATGATCGACGTGGACTGGGCGCCGACCTCCAAGAGCCTCTTCTTGGTGCAGATCCAGATCGAGGCCCTTGACCGGTCCGGTCTGCTGTCGGATGTGACCCGGGTGCTGTCCGAGCACCACGTGAACATCCTCTCGGCCACCGTGAACACCTCCAGCGACCGGCTGGCCATCAGCCGGTTCGTCTTCGAGATGGGTGACACCACCCACCTGGACCGGGTGTTGAACGCCGTGCGGCGTATCGACGCCGTGTATGACGTGTACCGCGTCAGCGACGGCTGA
- a CDS encoding type IV toxin-antitoxin system AbiEi family antitoxin yields MTPLVPVALTGADLPIAELCGARLDGELFSLAGSWCPVDAADGPAMRAAAVAGLARSASGRLVAERMTAAWIYGLAPEPAQHQFCVDVTARIQKSTGPNAQLREVRLRHHDVRDVGGLPVTVPRRTAVDLARWGCSPGARADTELLAALLSYDGDSHSADEVPSWRPGISFSRVAAAELSQARRRLCG; encoded by the coding sequence ATGACTCCTCTCGTTCCCGTTGCCTTGACCGGTGCCGACCTGCCGATCGCCGAACTGTGCGGAGCCCGTCTGGACGGCGAGCTCTTCTCCCTGGCCGGGTCGTGGTGCCCGGTCGACGCTGCCGACGGTCCGGCCATGCGTGCGGCCGCAGTCGCCGGACTCGCCCGGTCCGCCTCCGGTCGCCTCGTCGCCGAGCGGATGACCGCCGCGTGGATCTACGGTCTCGCCCCGGAGCCGGCGCAACACCAGTTCTGCGTCGACGTGACGGCACGCATCCAGAAGTCCACGGGGCCGAATGCCCAGCTGCGCGAAGTGCGGCTGAGGCACCACGATGTGCGGGACGTGGGCGGACTGCCCGTCACGGTGCCCCGGCGCACCGCGGTGGACCTGGCTCGGTGGGGCTGCTCACCCGGTGCTAGGGCCGACACCGAGCTGCTCGCTGCGCTGCTGTCCTACGACGGGGACTCGCACAGCGCCGACGAGGTGCCCAGTTGGCGCCCGGGTATCTCGTTCAGCCGCGTCGCTGCCGCCGAACTGAGCCAGGCCCGCCGCCGGCTGTGCGGGTGA
- the rpsD gene encoding 30S ribosomal protein S4: MSTKSRTRSKTRLSRALGIALTPKAAKYLEKRPYAPGEHGRTKRKTDSDYAVRLREKQRLRAQYGIREAQLKIAFEEARRRQGLTGENLVEILETRLDALLVRSAIARTTAQARQMVVHRHILVDGQLVDRPSFRVKPGQLIHVKARSEGTEPFQVAAAGGHVDLLPKLPPYLEVELDKLQARLVRAPKRIEIPVTCEVQLVVEYYAAR; this comes from the coding sequence GTGTCTACCAAGTCACGTACCCGCAGTAAGACCCGCCTCTCGCGGGCCCTGGGCATCGCCCTGACCCCGAAGGCCGCCAAGTACCTCGAGAAGCGTCCCTACGCTCCGGGCGAGCACGGCCGCACCAAGCGCAAGACCGACTCGGACTACGCCGTGCGCCTCCGCGAAAAGCAGCGCTTACGCGCCCAGTACGGCATCCGCGAAGCCCAGCTCAAGATCGCCTTCGAAGAAGCGCGTCGCCGCCAGGGCCTGACCGGTGAGAACCTGGTCGAGATCCTCGAGACCCGTCTCGACGCCCTCCTCGTGCGTTCGGCGATCGCCCGCACCACCGCCCAGGCCCGTCAGATGGTTGTGCACCGTCACATCCTGGTCGACGGCCAGCTGGTCGACCGTCCGTCCTTCCGCGTGAAGCCGGGTCAGCTCATCCACGTCAAGGCACGCAGCGAGGGCACCGAGCCTTTCCAGGTTGCCGCGGCCGGCGGTCACGTCGACCTGCTGCCCAAGCTCCCGCCGTACCTCGAGGTCGAACTCGACAAGCTCCAGGCCCGCCTCGTGCGCGCCCCGAAGCGCATCGAGATTCCCGTGACCTGTGAAGTCCAGCTCGTCGTGGAGTACTACGCAGCACGCTAG
- a CDS encoding replication-associated recombination protein A: MSSVQPGLRTGATPLAVRMRPKSLAEVAGQRHLLTPGSPLVSLANDKTGEQGSVSVILWGPPGTGKTTLAQTIAHSSGRRFVELSAVSAGVRDVRQVMEEARTSRDLYGLSTVLFLDEIHRFSKAQQDALLPGVENGIIILVAATTENPSFSVISPLLSRSLLLTLETLSDDDLGIVVDRAVTDPRGLADRFVLDPEARGAIIRLASGDARRALTALEAASVSAATTETVAGDKPVITTEIVSLAVDRALLRYDRNGDEHYDVISAFIKSVRGSDVDASLHYLARMIEAGEDPRFICRRIIVLASEDIGMADPQSLVIAIAAADAVQYIGMPEGRIPLAQAVVHLACAPKSNAAYLALDAAIADVRAGNTGRVPKHLRDAHYPGAKRLGHGKGYKYPHDDALGVLAQDYLPTQLRRTQYYQPTEHGNERDVSARLAKLRRIIHGE; the protein is encoded by the coding sequence ATGTCTTCCGTTCAACCAGGCCTGCGCACGGGCGCGACGCCGCTTGCCGTTCGGATGCGCCCGAAGAGCCTGGCCGAGGTCGCGGGCCAACGACACCTGCTGACCCCGGGGTCCCCCCTGGTCAGCCTCGCCAACGACAAGACGGGGGAGCAGGGCTCGGTGTCGGTCATCCTGTGGGGCCCGCCCGGAACCGGCAAGACCACGCTCGCCCAGACCATCGCGCACAGCTCCGGCCGGCGGTTCGTCGAGCTGTCCGCTGTGTCCGCGGGCGTGCGGGATGTGCGTCAGGTGATGGAGGAGGCCCGCACCAGCCGGGACCTGTACGGGTTGTCCACGGTTCTGTTCCTCGACGAGATCCACCGGTTCAGCAAGGCCCAGCAGGACGCCCTGCTCCCCGGCGTGGAGAACGGCATCATCATCCTTGTGGCGGCGACCACCGAGAATCCGTCGTTCTCGGTGATCTCTCCGCTGCTGTCGCGGTCCCTCCTGCTCACGCTGGAGACGCTGAGCGACGACGACCTCGGCATCGTGGTGGACCGTGCCGTCACCGACCCCCGGGGACTGGCCGACAGGTTCGTTCTGGACCCGGAGGCCCGCGGTGCGATCATCCGGCTCGCCTCCGGAGACGCACGCCGGGCACTGACCGCGCTGGAGGCGGCCTCGGTGTCGGCCGCGACGACCGAGACCGTGGCCGGCGACAAGCCCGTCATCACCACCGAGATCGTCTCCCTTGCGGTGGACCGGGCGTTGCTTCGCTACGACCGGAACGGCGACGAGCACTACGACGTGATCAGCGCCTTCATCAAGTCCGTGCGCGGGTCGGACGTCGACGCCTCCCTGCACTACCTGGCCCGCATGATCGAGGCCGGTGAGGACCCGCGATTCATCTGCCGGCGCATCATCGTGCTCGCCTCCGAGGACATCGGTATGGCCGACCCGCAGTCACTTGTGATCGCCATCGCGGCCGCCGACGCTGTGCAGTACATCGGTATGCCCGAGGGCCGCATCCCGCTCGCCCAGGCCGTCGTGCACCTGGCCTGCGCCCCCAAGTCCAACGCCGCGTACCTGGCCCTCGACGCGGCCATCGCCGACGTGCGGGCCGGCAACACCGGCCGGGTGCCCAAGCACCTGCGGGACGCCCACTACCCGGGCGCCAAACGGCTCGGCCATGGCAAGGGCTACAAGTACCCGCACGACGACGCGCTCGGCGTGCTCGCGCAGGACTACCTGCCCACCCAATTGCGGCGTACGCAGTACTACCAGCCCACCGAACACGGCAACGAGCGGGATGTGTCGGCCCGGCTGGCCAAACTGCGCCGGATCATCCACGGCGAGTAG
- a CDS encoding peptidylprolyl isomerase: MAPSSKQDREAREARGRVRAYQARQTVHTLQGKRRVRDNILAGSILVVVLAVLVGAQLFYFGGGPGTPEPSASSTAEPTPTASATPGANSGDVPSSDLAEGRTWTGTLTLNDIPLGVELDGALAPQAVSSTLSLANSGFYDGLSCHRLTTGDGFSVLQCGDPNGDGTGGPGYSYGPVENAPADNVYPAGTIAMARSTDGYSMGSQFFIVYGDTTIPANEAGGYSVIGTVTSGLDQLASQIADAGVADGSTDGAPVVPTTITSFSVQ, encoded by the coding sequence GTGGCACCGAGCAGTAAACAGGATCGCGAAGCCCGCGAAGCACGTGGCCGCGTTCGCGCCTATCAGGCCAGGCAGACCGTGCACACGCTGCAGGGCAAGCGCCGGGTGCGCGACAACATTCTCGCCGGAAGCATCCTGGTCGTCGTGCTGGCCGTGCTCGTGGGCGCCCAGCTGTTCTACTTCGGCGGCGGTCCCGGTACTCCGGAGCCATCGGCCTCCTCCACGGCCGAGCCCACGCCCACTGCTTCGGCGACTCCCGGCGCCAATTCCGGCGACGTCCCCTCCAGCGACCTGGCCGAAGGCCGCACCTGGACCGGAACCCTGACGCTCAACGACATTCCCCTGGGCGTGGAGCTGGATGGCGCGCTGGCCCCCCAGGCGGTGTCCTCGACACTCAGCCTCGCGAACTCCGGTTTCTACGACGGGCTCAGCTGTCACCGCCTCACCACGGGCGACGGCTTCTCCGTGCTGCAGTGCGGCGACCCGAACGGCGACGGCACGGGCGGCCCCGGCTACAGCTACGGTCCCGTCGAGAACGCTCCCGCCGACAACGTGTACCCGGCGGGCACCATCGCGATGGCCAGGTCCACAGACGGCTACAGCATGGGCAGCCAGTTCTTCATCGTCTACGGCGACACGACGATTCCCGCCAACGAGGCCGGCGGCTACTCGGTGATCGGAACGGTCACCAGTGGCCTCGATCAGCTCGCCAGCCAGATCGCCGACGCGGGCGTGGCCGACGGTTCAACCGATGGGGCCCCTGTGGTGCCCACCACGATCACCTCGTTCTCGGTGCAGTAA